In Coturnix japonica isolate 7356 chromosome 7, Coturnix japonica 2.1, whole genome shotgun sequence, one DNA window encodes the following:
- the ARL4C gene encoding ADP-ribosylation factor-like protein 4C, protein MGNISSNISAFQSLHIVMLGLDSAGKTTVLYRLQFNEFVNTVPTIGFNTEKIRLSNGTAKGISCHFWDVGGQEKLRPLWKSYSRCTDGIIYVVDSVDVDRLEEAKTELHKVTKFAENQGTPLLVIANKQDLPKSLPVAEIEKQLALHELTPSTTYHIQPACAIIGEGLTEGMDKLYEMILKRRKSLKQKKKR, encoded by the coding sequence ATGGGGAACATCTCCTCCAACATCTCCGCCTTTCAGTCCCTGCACATCGTCATGCTGGGCCTGGATTCCGCTGGGAAGACGACAGTGCTTTACAGGCTGCAGTTCAATGAGTTCGTCAACACCGTCCCCACCATCGGCTTCAACACGGAGAAGATCCGCCTGAGCAACGGCACGGCCAAGGGCATCAGCTGCCACTTCTGGGACGTGGGCGGCCAGGAGAAGCTGCGCCCGCTCTGGAAGTCCTACAGCCGCTGCACCGACGGCATCATCTACGTGGTGGACTCGGTGGACGTGGACCGGCTGGAGGAGGCTAAGACGGAGCTGCACAAGGTGACCAAGTTCGCCGAGAACCAGGGCACGCCGCTGCTGGTCATCGCCaacaagcaggacctgcccaAGTCGCTGCCCGTGGCCGAGATCGAGAAGCAGCTGGCTCTGCACGAGCTGACCCCTTCCACCACGTACCACATCCAGCCGGCCTGCGCCATCATCGGCGAGGGGCTGACCGAGGGCATGGACAAGCTCTACGAGATGATCCTCAAGCGGAGGAAgtctctgaaacagaagaagaagCGGTAG